ACGAGCATAATAACAAAATCGGAACACACTCTAGTAAGTATGCGCCTTGGAAAATAAAAACTTACATGGCCTTTAGCGATGAACAACAGGCATTTGAGTTTGAACGCTATTTAAAAACATCATCCGGACGAGCTTTTACAAAAAAAAGATTGTAGGGAATAATCATGAATTATTTCAATATCGATTCTCCAGCTATCAAATTTAGAATCATTGCTCAAAACAACCTAGCTTTTACTTTACTCAACTATCAACCAATTGTACCAGGA
The Candidatus Dependentiae bacterium genome window above contains:
- a CDS encoding GIY-YIG nuclease family protein, giving the protein MKYVYILQSINFPDKFYTGLTNDLKRRFNEHNNKIGTHSSKYAPWKIKTYMAFSDEQQAFEFERYLKTSSGRAFTKKRL